A single region of the Cynocephalus volans isolate mCynVol1 chromosome 12, mCynVol1.pri, whole genome shotgun sequence genome encodes:
- the PVALB gene encoding parvalbumin alpha → MAMTDLLSAEDIKKAVGAFSAADSFDHKKFFQMVGLKKKNSDDVKKVFHILDKDKSGFIEEDELGAILKGFSPDARDLSAKETKMLLAAGDKDGDGKIGVDEFSILVAES, encoded by the exons ATGGCGATGACGGACTTGCTCAGCGCTGAGGACATCAAGAAGGCCGTGGGAGCCTTTAGCG CTGCCGACTCCTTCGACCACAAAAAGTTCTTCCAAATGGTTGGCCTGAAGAAGAAGAATTCAGATGACGTGAAAAAGGTGTTCCACATCCTGGATAAAGACAAGAGTGGCTTCATCGAGGAGGATGAGCTGGG gGCCATTCTAAAGGGCTTCTCCCCAGATGCCAGAGACCTGTCTGCTAAGGAAACCAAGATGCTGCTGGCAGCTGGAGACAAGGATGGGGACGGCAAAATTGGAGTCGACG